The DNA region GGAGAACGTTGCGGGCGTGAAGCGGGTCGACGACCAATTGGTGAAAATCAACTACCCGCCGCCGGAGGAGGACTATGGCGGCGGCGACTTTGTCTCGTTGGAGGAAGAGCCTTCGACGGAAGACGATCAGCCCTTTTAGGCTGGCGAGAGGCCCCGATGATCGTGCCGACGGCGCCTGGGCGTCGCCAGATCAGGCGCCAGTTCGGTTTTCAGGCAGGATCGATCGCCTCCCGGTGATTTCCTCGCCCGACTCGTCGATGACCACCACGTTGCTGTGCGTGATCGCGGCGGCGACGTTCGCGAATTCAAGTCCGATCCGATCACGGACCGGAACACCATCCTTCGTGTCGAAATAGTAGGTTCTCATCAGGATCTACACGTATCCGATTGAAAAGCGCCCGCCCAAAGAAGCTGCCAGCTTGCGGCAGTCGGCAGTCGGCAGCTTCAGTGGGCTGCTGTGCGCAGTTGGGGGATCTGCGCGGGCCCAAGCAAAGCGGAATGCTGAGGCGTCGGAATGATCTGCATCAATCCGAATTGCGATCTTCTGTCGCGTCTTGAGACGCGATCTGTCCCGCTCCATTGCTGATGCAGGCACGAGCGGCCCAATCGACGAGGAGGATGCCGAGAGACCCCAATCACGGAATATGGCGGATATCCTGCGGTTCACGTTCGTCGTGGGCTCGATTTCATCGCTATTCGACATTGCGACTTTCACCATTCTCCTGAAGGTCTTCCACACCGATGCGGCCGCGTTCCAAACCGGCTGGTTCCTGGAATCGATCGCTACACAGATCCTCGTGATCTTTCTGATCTGCTCGCGACGGCCGCCGTGGCGCGCCAGCCGCCCGCATCGCATCCTGGCATTGGGCTCGCTGGGCGCGCTTGCTTCAGGCATTTTCCTGGCGCTGGGACCGTTCGGTACCTTGTTCGGTTTTGCGGACCTGCCGCCTGTGCTCCTCGGCGCGATTGCTTTGATAACGATCAGCTACCTCGCCATGGCCGAGGCTGGAAAGCATCTTGCGCTCCCAGCCGCCGCACAGCCAAATCGCGCTACGCTGGCGCGACAGCATCCCGCCAGCGATGCCGCACTGAATGGACGACCCACAGACACTACCCATTAGCGGGAGCGCGGATCAGAGTTGATCCGCATCAAAGCCATTCTTCCCCCGAATGCGATCCTTGCACTGGTACGATATGGCTTTGACCACAAATGGATCGATCACGGCAACGGAACGCACAGAGACTTGACGACACGAGCGATAGCAATGCTCGGGCCGCTACAGCCTCTACACCGGCCCCAACATTCAACCAGCTGGTCCGACGCCGCCAGCGTCGAAACGGCCCGACCGTCTCATGGTACGGCCGTCTGCTGATCGTCGGAGCATTGCTGGTCGCCGCCGGCTGGCAGATCTTCCAGCTGCTTCTGACTATCATCACTCTCGACTGAAGGTTCGTTGAACGGATTTCGGGCTCAGCGGGACATCGGGGGCGCGTCCTGCACCAACTCGACTGAACCATACGCGTCGGAGTCCGACTTTCGGAAGTACACCGAGCCCTCTCCCGGAACGCTCACACAATGATGCTTCCTGGAAAATTGTGCGACCTTGGCGGCAGCGACCTCGTTGATCCCAAATAGCCGCTCATAATCACGAT from Bradyrhizobium sp. B124 includes:
- a CDS encoding cation transporting ATPase C-terminal domain-containing protein; translation: MADILRFTFVVGSISSLFDIATFTILLKVFHTDAAAFQTGWFLESIATQILVIFLICSRRPPWRASRPHRILALGSLGALASGIFLALGPFGTLFGFADLPPVLLGAIALITISYLAMAEAGKHLALPAAAQPNRATLARQHPASDAALNGRPTDTTH